AAGTCGGCCAGTACAGCGTCCATCACCCCTGCATGAGTTGTTTTAGGACCATATAATACAGAGATACTGGTATCTGTAAGATACCTGGTGATATAGGGTACATCGCCATATTGTTTAACAAGATTGAAATATTGCATGGCCCTGAAGAAGAGCGTTTCCCCTACATAAATATTTTTTATAGAATCAGGAATATTTGCTTTCTGATAGCTCATCATAAAAAAGTTGCAGGCCCTGATATTGGCATAAGGTGTGTTCCAGTTACCATCGCTTTGCGGAATGGTATATGTTCCCGCCAGCAATGTATTCTGCGATTTGGGCACTTTATCATCCGACTGCCCGTCTGCATTTACAAGGAATTGTGTTGGCAGCCAGCTATAATATTGATTGCAATAGACCTGCAGGTCACTTTCAGTATTAAAAAAAGTTTGCGGCGTAATGGCGCTCAGCGGCTGCCTGTCGAGAAATGCATCCTTCCGGCACGAGCTTATGGAGAAAATTACCACTGCCACAAAAAAAATATCTATCAGCTTTTTCATAATAGTACGTTTGAAGAATTTTATAAACCAATCTGAACCCCGGCAGACAACGTTTTATTAAGCGGATAACTGGTATAACCGGAAATCAGGTCCGGGTCAAAGCCGCCGAATAAAGAAGTAATTTTAAAGAGGTTCTCTCCGGTTACATATACCCTTACATTTCTGATCTTCGAATTTCCAAACACGGAATTAGGGAAAGTGTAACCCAGGGTTATTTGTTTGAATCTTGCGTAGGCAACACTCTGCAGATATTTGGTTTGTGTTTGCTGGTTACCGCCTCCACCAAACCTGACTCTGGGGAAATAAGCATTGGGATGATCAGGGGTCCAGTAATCCATCGCATATGCGTAGGGTATACTCCATTCACCACCAGCGAAGGCGTTAAAAACATTACTGCCGGTTGGACTGAAATCCTGTTTCAGCAGGCCCTGCACAAACATGGTAAAGTCGAATCCTTTATATTCCAGGTTTAAATTGATACCAAACCTGTAACGCGGCTGGCTATTGCCGATTACGGATAAGTCGCCATGATCCGCCAGTGTTCTTTTCCCATCAGTAATTTTCTTATCGCCATTCAGATCTTTATACTTTATATCACCGGCCAGCCACTTATACCCCGCCAGTCTGCTGTTATCCACGGCCTGTGCCTCTGCATCTGTCTGATAAAATCCATCCGTGATATAGCCCCATATCTCGCCCATTTTCCTACCTGGATTCAGGTCATCAATACTGTGGGTAGGATTCTGATTGTATTTAGTAACCGTAGTTACGGCGTCGGACAGGTTAACGCTAATAGCGTAGCGGAGTTTATCATTTATTATTTTATCCTTCCAGCCGATGTTGAACTCCCAGCCGTTTGTACGAAGCGACGCTGTGTTCTGCTTGGGAGCACCCGTTCCGAGTACGGCAGGCAGCTGTTGCCCCCCGGTGATCAATCCGGAAGTATTGGTGATAAAATAATCGAAGCTGCCACTCAATCTGTCGTTCAACAGCGAATAATCCAGGCCGAAGTTCGATGTGGCTATCTTTTCCCAGGTCAGATCACTACGAACCAATCCGGAAGGAGTTACTACTATTCCGGGCTGATTGTTAAAAAGGTACCCTGTGGTACTATTTCCCATCGTAGGTAATGTAGGATAGAAGTTGCCAATAGAGATAGCACTGGTGGATGCGCGCTGATTAGGCAGATTTCCATATGAAGCACGCAGCTTCAACTGGCTGATCAGCTTTACATCCTGCATAAATGCTTCGCGGGAGATGTCCCAACCAGCAGATATTGAAGGGGAAAATACGTAACGGTGCCCCTGCTGAAACCGGGATGTACCATCATATCTGCCGTTCACTTCAATCAGGTATTTATCTTTATAAGCATAGTTTGCCCGGAAAAAAGTACCAATCAGGGCATATTCTATATCGAGGCTGCTAATGGAAGGCTTAGGATCATTATTCAGACCTATAGCTGGTATAGTGGGTACAATAATATTGATTGCCGTTGGCTGTACATTGATAAAGTGCTTGTACTCCTGGTTATAGCCCACCATCGCTTTTACTGAATGATCCCTGCCAAAAGTATTTTCATAGGTAGCATAGCTATTGAAGGCATAATAGGTATTATTCCACCGTGTTTCAATTACACGCGGGGTTTTAGTCCAGGGGAAAACATCAAGGAAGACCCCGTTTACGCCATATTCATTGTAAGGCATCAGATTGGCCTTGTCATAGTCTGTATTACTGTTCCACGTATAGTCGGTAATGATAGTAAGATGCTTCACCGGTTGAAGCGTTGCCCTGGCAGTGGCCCAGTAATCGTTTACATTATCCACATCCCTGCCAGACAGGGCGTTCATTGCCATTGGGTTGGTAAAGCTGCCCTGGCCGGAAAAATTCCCGTCGGGGTGCTTTACCGGCATCACCGGTCGCAGGTCACCAGGTATCCACGAACCACCCTGACCAATGAGCGACAGCGCAGGCTTGTTGTTCGTGGTGCGTGTCATGCTCATATTAAGATCCAGCGACAGCCAGTCGGTAATCTTAGAGGTCAGTTTCAGGTTGGGAGTATACCGGCGATAAACCTGGTTTGCTGATTTCTGTAATCCATCCTGTGAAAAGTATCCCATACTTGCCATATAGGTCAGTTTTTCCGTACCACCTGAAAGCGATAAATTATGCTGCTGCATCGGCGCCCATCCGGGATACAAAGTCTTCACCCAGTTATTGTTGCCAACATAACGATACAGTTTAGGATTGCCCGGATCCGGGTACATATCAGGATTATGAGCAGGATCGTTATAGTAGGCCATGATCATCGCTGAGTCTTTTGCTGTAAACGGGCTGGTGGAGGTATTTCCTCCTGTGATGCTACCGGTATACTGGGCTTGATTAAAAAGTGTCAGAAATCCTTTGGAGTCAACATACTTAGGAAGATTGGCCGGCCTGGCGAAAGAGTAAGATCCTGAATAATTCAGCGTGGGCTCTCCGGTTTTTCCTTTTTTTGTGGTGATTAATATAACCCCGTAAGCAGCACGGCCACCATAGATTGTAGCGGAGGCCGCATCTTTCAATACAGTAACACTCTCTACGTCCGATGGGTTTATCAGATTTGGATCACGTTCTACCCCATCTACCAGTATCAGCGGGTTTCCCTGGCCTGGATTATTTATCGTAGGTAATCCGCGGATATTAAAAGAAGCACCCTGCCCCGGCTGTCCGTTGCCCATGCTAACGTTGAGGCCGGGCACCAGCCCCTGTAGTCCATCTGCCAGGTTCACCAGTGGCCTGCTGGCCAGTTTCTCCGCACCTACCGAAGCTACAGCACCGGTAAGGTGTATTTTCTTCGTGCTACCATATCCCACATTCACCACCACTTCTCTAAGTGTACCGGTGGATGGCGCCAGGGCTACGTTGATGGTGCTGGCATTCTGCACCACTATTTCTTTCTGATCATAACCAATGAAGGAGAATATCAATACATCTCCGGGGTTGGCATTGATTTTATATGCTCCATCGCCATTGGTGATAACGCCTTTGATGGTGCCTTTGATATGTATAGACACACCCGGCAACGCGCCACCCGTTGAGTCGGTAACGCGACCGTGTATTTCCATCCGCCCCTGAACAGCTCCCAATCGCTTGATGGTAATCGCTTTTTCAATAATCTCATACGTTAAAGGCTGGCCTTTAAAACAGATATCCAGGAAGTCTTTCAGCGGCGCATTTTTCACATTGATCTCCCGGATTACTTTCGCGTCGGACAACAACTCGTCCTGATAAAAAAACTGGTAGTCCGTCTGTTTTTTTACCATTTGAAAAATTTCAACAAGCGACAAATTTTTGCCATAAATGGTGACCTTTTGCGCCCATGTTTCCGCATGTAACTGAGTGACGGCAATCAGCATTAATAAACTGGTTAATTTCATAATCAGCCATGATTTTGGTTTCCTTTTACGCTGGTAAAAGGTAAAGTTTGCAAGCTTTATCATATACTCGTGGAGGTTTTGATACTTTAGAAAACAGACACCCGCTGAGGAAGTAAAGGCACCCCTCAAAGTTTATCGGTGGTAAACAACGGCCCACCGGCATCCTTTCCCGCACATGCTTATCCGGGAATTATTGTTTTACGGCTTTGTAATTACAGACATTAAAAAACGATTAGCCTATCCTTCTGTATTTTGAACTGCAGTCCTCCTGTTTCCAATATTCTCAATACCTGAGAGAGATTGTTATCTCTCTTAATAGAACCGGAAAAATGTCCGGTTGGGATTTTGGTTTTATATTCAATCGTGAAATTATACCACTGTGATAGCATCGATAATATAGCCGGAACATCCCAGCCATTGAAATTAAATTCATTGTTCTTCCACGCCAGTGCTTCTTCCATATTCGGATGCTGCAGCAGGTCGGATACGCCATTTCCCACAACAGCCTGTTCACCTGGTTTCAGCATCAGTTCATCGTTTACATCCACCTTCCCTTCTATGAGCGTTACTTTCGTTTGTGCGTCATCGTTATAGGAACGGATATTGAAATGTGTTCCCAATACTTTGACTTTACTCTTACCAGCTTTTACTATGAATGGATGCGCCGGATCATGCTTTACTTCGAAATAAGCTTCTCCATATAAAGAAACAGTACGCTCACTTCCGGTGAAGGCATTGGGGAACGTAATACCGGATGCGGCGTTCAGCAGTACAGACGTACCGTCGGCCAGCAATAAATGAATCGGCTTACTACCTCTGGGAACGGTGAGCGTATTGGATACCGGCTTTTTGGTGCTGCCTTCAAAGGCAAGTGTACCATCAGTATGCTTGATGACTTTAACATTCTCCTGGGTTGTTACCATACCCGAATGGGCATTCTCAAAGCGAATGCTGTTACCGTCTTCAGATTTCAGCATCCCTATTGACTCAGTAGGCGCAGCAATATCATTTTCCGCCGTGATATTCTCCGGGAGAAATAAACTCTTTTTATACACAAGACAATAACAACTCACCCCTATCATTAAGGCGATACCGGCAGCAATGCCGGATAGATAGATCATTCTTCTCTTCCTAACAACATCAACTGGCTTGACAATGTTCAAAAATAATTTTCTTTTCTGCTCCGGGGTAAAAAAAGGCGCAGGCGGCTGCTGAAAGTAAGCAGCCTGGGAGAGCTTCTCCAGCTCATTATACATACCAGCTTCCTGCAGTAGCTGCATTAGCTCGCGAACATCTTTTTCATCAATGGTATTATCACACCATTGCTGAAAGAGTAATTCAATTCTTTGCTGCTTTGAAAACTGATCCATGAAGACATGTTTTTTCAATACGTGGCCAACTGCTCACTGGCTGTCTTTAATTAATTGACGCAGGAAATTTCAAAAAGGGGGTATCGGGGAAGAAAAATCTTATAAATTTTTTATAACGGCGAGGAAAAGCCCAACTGTTGCGACGCCGGAAACCTCTGAAATAATAGACTGGGTGGCTATTTGCAGGTACTTCTTAACGGTTTCGGTTGATAAATGCATTTGCTCGGCAATCTCCTTATAAGAAAGCCCATCATGACGGCTCAGCGTAAACACCTTCTTCTGTTGTGGTGGCAGTTGCGCGATCGCCTTCTCTATAGCACTCAGTTTCTCATCCTCCCAGCTATTGTCGTCCTGATCCCAAAGGTTATGCGTAATCAATTCCTTTCCGGCCCTTTCCCGGATGGCCTTTCTCAATGCCGAGATAGCCTGATTTTTAGAAACAACATACAACCATGCATGAAAATTACCGACGCCGGGAAGCATTTGCCTGGCATTCCAGATCTTCAAAAAAACATCCTGTACTATTTCTTCTGTTATTTCTCTCGAATGGGTGAGCCTGAATATATATGCTCCAAGAATATCACTAAACCGGTTAACCAGCCATTCAAAAGCTTTTTCGTTACCATTGGCAACCTGAGCAAGTAACTCTCCTTCTGGCATACTATTGTAATGACTGAGCACAATCCTAAGTTAATGAAGTTTGTATGGATACAATGGGCTCTGAAGCGGTAAGTCAATTTAGTATGATGAAATGAATAAAAAGTATTATTAAAACAGAACGGAGTTATACATTATTCACATAAAAATATACAAAATTAACACATACGATCTGCCTGACGGCATCTTCCGTATGTAAACCGCATACAATGCCAGATATTCCCCGGTTTCTCCATATCTATAATCAGCGCTTTTCGGGGAAGGGTATGAAGGTCGGGCATTACATTCTGCTGCTGTTGTATAGTGCGAAACTGCCGGAGTGCCATATCCCCAAAAGAACAGATAGCCATCATATTTAACCGGAATTTCCGTCTGCGTGTTTCCGGTACCGGCAATGCCGCTATCTCTTCTTCCAGCTCATCCACCATTTTTTTGAATGTCTGATATAACTGATTGGCATCCTTCATTCTTGTGGGCAATGTTTGTATGCCTTCCTGAAGATCTTTAAAGGTATCAAACAGATCGTTTGTAAGTTGTATGATGCCGCCTAACAAAAACCAGCATTGTTGCCAGTTGTGCGATATCTCCATATCATCCATATAGAAATT
The genomic region above belongs to Chitinophaga sp. 180180018-3 and contains:
- a CDS encoding TonB-dependent receptor — translated: MKLTSLLMLIAVTQLHAETWAQKVTIYGKNLSLVEIFQMVKKQTDYQFFYQDELLSDAKVIREINVKNAPLKDFLDICFKGQPLTYEIIEKAITIKRLGAVQGRMEIHGRVTDSTGGALPGVSIHIKGTIKGVITNGDGAYKINANPGDVLIFSFIGYDQKEIVVQNASTINVALAPSTGTLREVVVNVGYGSTKKIHLTGAVASVGAEKLASRPLVNLADGLQGLVPGLNVSMGNGQPGQGASFNIRGLPTINNPGQGNPLILVDGVERDPNLINPSDVESVTVLKDAASATIYGGRAAYGVILITTKKGKTGEPTLNYSGSYSFARPANLPKYVDSKGFLTLFNQAQYTGSITGGNTSTSPFTAKDSAMIMAYYNDPAHNPDMYPDPGNPKLYRYVGNNNWVKTLYPGWAPMQQHNLSLSGGTEKLTYMASMGYFSQDGLQKSANQVYRRYTPNLKLTSKITDWLSLDLNMSMTRTTNNKPALSLIGQGGSWIPGDLRPVMPVKHPDGNFSGQGSFTNPMAMNALSGRDVDNVNDYWATARATLQPVKHLTIITDYTWNSNTDYDKANLMPYNEYGVNGVFLDVFPWTKTPRVIETRWNNTYYAFNSYATYENTFGRDHSVKAMVGYNQEYKHFINVQPTAINIIVPTIPAIGLNNDPKPSISSLDIEYALIGTFFRANYAYKDKYLIEVNGRYDGTSRFQQGHRYVFSPSISAGWDISREAFMQDVKLISQLKLRASYGNLPNQRASTSAISIGNFYPTLPTMGNSTTGYLFNNQPGIVVTPSGLVRSDLTWEKIATSNFGLDYSLLNDRLSGSFDYFITNTSGLITGGQQLPAVLGTGAPKQNTASLRTNGWEFNIGWKDKIINDKLRYAISVNLSDAVTTVTKYNQNPTHSIDDLNPGRKMGEIWGYITDGFYQTDAEAQAVDNSRLAGYKWLAGDIKYKDLNGDKKITDGKRTLADHGDLSVIGNSQPRYRFGINLNLEYKGFDFTMFVQGLLKQDFSPTGSNVFNAFAGGEWSIPYAYAMDYWTPDHPNAYFPRVRFGGGGNQQTQTKYLQSVAYARFKQITLGYTFPNSVFGNSKIRNVRVYVTGENLFKITSLFGGFDPDLISGYTSYPLNKTLSAGVQIGL
- a CDS encoding sigma-70 family RNA polymerase sigma factor, which gives rise to MLSHYNSMPEGELLAQVANGNEKAFEWLVNRFSDILGAYIFRLTHSREITEEIVQDVFLKIWNARQMLPGVGNFHAWLYVVSKNQAISALRKAIRERAGKELITHNLWDQDDNSWEDEKLSAIEKAIAQLPPQQKKVFTLSRHDGLSYKEIAEQMHLSTETVKKYLQIATQSIISEVSGVATVGLFLAVIKNL
- a CDS encoding FecR domain-containing protein produces the protein MDQFSKQQRIELLFQQWCDNTIDEKDVRELMQLLQEAGMYNELEKLSQAAYFQQPPAPFFTPEQKRKLFLNIVKPVDVVRKRRMIYLSGIAAGIALMIGVSCYCLVYKKSLFLPENITAENDIAAPTESIGMLKSEDGNSIRFENAHSGMVTTQENVKVIKHTDGTLAFEGSTKKPVSNTLTVPRGSKPIHLLLADGTSVLLNAASGITFPNAFTGSERTVSLYGEAYFEVKHDPAHPFIVKAGKSKVKVLGTHFNIRSYNDDAQTKVTLIEGKVDVNDELMLKPGEQAVVGNGVSDLLQHPNMEEALAWKNNEFNFNGWDVPAILSMLSQWYNFTIEYKTKIPTGHFSGSIKRDNNLSQVLRILETGGLQFKIQKDRLIVF